The genomic interval ATCCTGCGGGAACTAAAGCGTTGTTCATGATGCCAAGTACGCCTGCATCGACTTCGCACGCACCCTTGTTCCATAGAAAATACCCAAGCCCTGAGGCTATGACGCCCAGCCACAGTAAAACGCCCCATTGTGTGAAGGTTGGGGAGAGTTTTTCTGTGTTGCCAAACCATCCAAACGCAACCAAACTGACGATCAAGGCTCCAAAATGAAAGTACCCAAACACATCGCGTTGGGCGATGTCTTGATGCGACTCCATCACTTTCTTATACGCACTTTGCCCGATGGCAAAACAGATATTTGCCCCTTGTACCATCAAAAAACCGGTGATAAACTGCGATGTCACATCGTGGTAACGGATGATATACGCTCCCAAAACCGCCACGCCCGTGCTCACAAGGTAGAGGGGTTTAAATTGAGCTTTTAACGCGTCATAAACCAAGGTCACATACATGGGGGTAAAAATGGTAAAAAGAATGACTTCAGGCACGGTGAGAAATAAAAAGGATTGGTAGAAAAAGAGGTACATGATGCCTATTTGCACACTGCCGATCAGCATGATTTTAAGCTTTAATTCTGTGGCAACACCTCGAAATTTTGTGAGAGGTAAAAAGATGAGTGAGGCAAGGGAGACACGTACCAAGACAGCAAAATAACTATCGATTTTTCCTGCTAAAACTTCGCCAATAAAACTAAATGAAAACGCCCAAATAAGCGTCACTGTAATCAAATATCGCATGAGTATCCTTCAAAAAATGAAGCCATTACTATACCATGAGGATGATTATGTTTAACGTAAAAAAGTGTGAGAA from Sulfurospirillum multivorans DSM 12446 carries:
- a CDS encoding DMT family transporter, producing MRYLITVTLIWAFSFSFIGEVLAGKIDSYFAVLVRVSLASLIFLPLTKFRGVATELKLKIMLIGSVQIGIMYLFFYQSFLFLTVPEVILFTIFTPMYVTLVYDALKAQFKPLYLVSTGVAVLGAYIIRYHDVTSQFITGFLMVQGANICFAIGQSAYKKVMESHQDIAQRDVFGYFHFGALIVSLVAFGWFGNTEKLSPTFTQWGVLLWLGVIASGLGYFLWNKGACEVDAGVLGIMNNALVPAGLVMNLLIWGTPTNYTLLALGSGVIAFSLWLHHFFMKRYQTH